The genomic region CACATCGCGAGCAATGGGCCTTTCGCAACCTCGCTTTTTTAGCCGCTGCACAACAAATCAATACCGCTTTTAAAGATTCCCATATTGATCTCCTTTTCTACAAAGGCGGACTCCTTTCTCAGGCTATTTACCAAGATTTTTCTTTACGTGAGTCCTCTGATCTCGACATTATTGTATCCCCGGAAAACCTCAAAGAAGTCACACTCATCCTTACTGAACTTGGTTACTCACTCTGCCGTGACAATAATCTTTGGAATAAAGAACTTTTCATCTCCTCCGATTCGGAGATAGAATGGTTCCATCCTGATAAACAAATCACTCTTGATCTGCATTGGCGTCCTAATCACCCCCGCACCGGACTCAACTTTTCTTTTGAGGACTGCCTACAACATAGTCAAAAACTCGAAATTCAGAACTACTCTTACCCCATCATGACTGAAGCTTTTTCATTCCTCGTCTTATCCTGCCACCGTGTAAAATCACCACAAAGGAGACTTTGTCATTTACTCGACCTTATCCGCCTCAGCGAAAAAGACACTTTTAACTGGCAAGAACTCGCTCAGCTTAGTCAACACTTCCAACTTGAAAAAGTCATTGCGAAAACCCTGATTTCTATTCAATCAGTTAAGCCCACTTGGCAGACCTCCACTGAAATCATTAGAATACTTCCTTGTAACTGGAAACAACTTGAACAAAAAACCGAAGATCTTCAACCTGTAATAAATATCCCCGCACTTTCTCTAACGCGGGTAGCACAAGCGATAAGATTCCTTCTTTACTCTACCTCTAATCATTACTCTATTCGAAAAAAAATAAGCTCTAGTACTTTTGTCTTTTTTCATCCCAGCGTACAGGTCATGCGACAAGTACTGCTCCCTAACAAGCTGCGATATCTTTACCCTCTTATCATCCCCATGATTTATTTACGTATGGCACTCACAAAATCAAGATAAAACATCTCTCACTTTAAGGCCTTAAAAGTAATCCTTTACTAAGTACTATCTTAAGACAGTTTTTGTTTAACTTAAAGAGTCCACTTATCTACTTGACCCATCCACAAGCTTACCTATATTAAGGTCTAATTTTTTTAAGGACACACATGGAACTCGCCAACAACAAAAAAGCTCGCTTCAATTACGAAATTATTGAAAAATACGAAGCTGGAATCGAACTTCAGGGTACTGAAGTTAAATCCTGCCGTAAAAAATCGATTTCTATTGGCGAAGCCTTCATTGCCTTTGAAGGCGGAGAAGCTTGGATGCGCGAATGCCATATCTCTACTTACGAACAAGGAAATCGCAATAACCATGAGCCCAAGCGCAAACGTCGCCTACTGCTCCATAAACGCGAAATCAAAAAACTCATGCGCGAAGTTGACCATAAAGGCCTCTCCGTCATCCCCCTGGGTGTGCACCTGAAAAGAGGTAAAATCAAAGTCTCTATAGCTCTCTGCCGTGGTAAAAACACCGTGGATAAACGCCAGACTATGAAAAATCGCGATAACGACCGCACCTTACAGCGCTTCAAAAACAAAACTCTCTAAAAACACGCTTTGGTAGCTCAGTAGGATAGAGCGACAGTTTCCTAAACTGTGGGTCGGCGGTTCGAATCCGCCCCAGAGCACTCTTTTAAGCACAAACTTCACCTACATGCATTACATATTACAAGACAAATGATATGGACTTTAATAGGGACTAGCATCCCTACATTGCTAATGAAATCACACTTTTAGTTTATCACGCTAAATAAAGTTGTGTACCTTCGGATTTACATCGAGTTTTTTTAGAGGGTTAAGTATGCTAAATTCTTGTTTCGATATGGGGAATTTGAAAAAAGTTCGACCTATTCAATTATTAGCCATCAAAAACATATCAATTCACCCTAAGCAATCAGCTTTACGCTTACTCTGACGTAATAGATAAGTACGTATATCTAAGCTCAAAAATATTATATACGATAAAAACACAATTATGTACTCAATAAAACTGTGAAAATCAGTTAGAGCTTTTAGCTTACTAAGAATAACGGAGGATTCATAATGGATATAAGAACAACACACCGAACTAATTTAGACATGAGTTATAGATATAAAATGAAACGATATATTTTTATATTGATTCTTATTGCATCTACCTGTAATGCTGTAGATGAAGATAAGATAAAAAAAGAAGTCTTAGCAGAGCTGAACCTTAAGGCTGTACCTACAGAAACTGATATATCTGACTACCTTATTCTTGTAGACAAATTGGTTAGTGAAAAATATCCAAAATCTGCATTAGAGGATTTAAAGAAGAAATTCAATTCAAAGTATCCAATCATTAAGATTGGTGACAATGTAGATCTACAATTAAATAATGTGAAAATTGAGGGTCAATTAAAGTCTGTTAGCAAACAAACTATTATCATCGAAGACAATAGTTATTCATTAAATCTTTTTAGCAAAGACGTACAACTTAGAATAGATAAGAAGAAACGGTATGATTATTACAAGAAGTACCTAAATACACTTTACTATAAAAGGGTTAATACTTTTAAAGAGAGTCTTCTTCATTCTCCCAAAAACCCACGCAATGCTACAGATACACACCGTGCTTTACTTACTTCTAAGCTTAAAATGGCACACCAAAGAGAGTTTAAAGATCTTTACAATTCTTTCTTAAACGCAGATGAAATACCATCTAAGAGAAATAGCGCACAATTAACTAACGATTATTACACGAATCACTTTCGTTATTTAAAATCAGAATGCCCTCAAGATGTTAAAGATTATATTGACAACTTTGATGACGACATTAAAAAGATAGACTCTAATCAACAGCTACAAGGATGGGTATTAGCGAGAGAAAAATTAAGATCTTGGTGTAAAAAAACTAAATATAAACCATTACCTCAAACAGGAGCTTCACGTTCACGTTCAGGATACGTACGCTCAATCCAAGCAGGTAGTGAAGATGCAAAGAGAAGAAGTATCGAGGTTAGGGCTCAGTTAGCTCATCTGAATAATCACATGGAACATTACATGCTTGATGATTATGAAACAAAATACATAAAAGAAAAGAATTCAGGTGATTGGATTTATCTTTTTGAAATAACTACCCTAACATTGAAGTCGGGAGGTTCGAACATAGCTGGAGAAGCCTATGCCTATGTAACTATGACACCTATGGAAAGACAACTAAAATTTCAAGAAATTAACATTAAATATCTCAAGACAAAATAAAGAGCAACAATTCTTCTACAATTAATCATTTAGATTCTATAGCTTTAAATTGAATAAAAGAATAAGTATTACTCGTATCAATTATAGGTGAGATTGAAGTACACTATGAAATCAATTATTAATAAACTCTTAGTAACCATCTTAATTGGTATAATTGGCTTTGTAGCCTATAGCAATAAAGACCAACTGCCAGAGATAGCTGAACGTACTAAAACTAAAGCTGTTGAAGTCAGTGAATCCGTTAGTACTGCAATCAACAATAACTCTCCTAAAGCCACTCCTAACAAGGTAGTCCAAGAAGAATCTAATTACGAGACAACTGATAAGCGATTAAAGAGCGGTTACAAGCCAATCGTGCTCACTGAGAGCTACGAGCATGACAAATGGACTACTGAGCCACAAGAACTCGTCAGAGAGTTTAGAGCCTACATTGTGAGCTTTGATGATAACTCTGACAATATATTAACCCGTAACCCCGACTGGGTAGCATACGAGATGAGAGCTAAACCTTCAAACATGCCTGATGGTAAAGCTCCTAATCGTCCTTCTACTTGGATTGAAGATGATAAATACAACGATGAAGCACCCCATGATAAATCATATTTACACAGTGGCTTTCATAGAGGTCACTTATGTATGAAACATATTGCTTGGAGGCTGGGAGCTAATGCTGATTGGAATACTCACACGACAATTAACGCTTCTCCACAACACGCTAAGTTCAATACTGGTGTTTGGTTAGATATGGAGAATAAAACCAAAGACTGGGCTGATGAGTACGGGCGAATATGGGTTATATGTGGTGGTGCTTATAAAGATAAGAAACCCTCTCTATGGATTGGTGATGAAGGCGAAGAAAGAGTTGCAGTACCTGAATACTTCTGGAAGATCGTTATTCGCTTAGATGGTGAAGAAATTAAATCATTGGCTTTTATGTATCCACACAAGGACATTAAAAAGAGTCTTACCACTAAGAAGTACTTTCATGCTAGATATTTAACGTCAATAAATGATATTGAAGACTCAACTGGGTTAGATTTCTTAACTACGATTGAAGACGAAAAAGAAGAAGTCATTGAAGCATTGATTGCTACTGATATTTGGAAGTAAACACTAACCATACTTTTATATAAAATTAGAATATTAGCTAAAAAAGGAAATATAATATGAAATACATTTTAATTATTTTAATTATTGCTTTTACAACAAGTTGCTCTTCATGGTCAACACAACTTAAATACCGTAAACAAAGTTATATTCCTGGATCAAACAGAGCTGTCATTGGCTATGATGAAACAAAAATCAGTGACTTGCGATATGAAGTGTATGCAGGTCAAGCATGGCCTAAGGACTATCATAACCTACATAAGGTTGCTTTATACAGAGCCGCAGAATTAACACAAGAGCACGGTCATAATTTTTTCTACATTATTGATCAAGATATGAGCATGCAGCATTACGGGATGCCTATCTATCAAAACACTCATACCAATGGCTACATAAATGATAATACATTATATTTAAACAGTCATACAACAACAACAGGCGGAGGAACTATTTCTGGAGGTAAATACTACTTAGACTTCCTCATTGTGCCTGACTATAAAACAGAAGGATTCGACAATATCATTTCAGCAGAAAAAGTAATAAAATCACTTAAATATTTTATAGACAGAAGACGCAACTAGAAAATCTATCGCTATAATAAAAGACCGTTTTTACCCCGTACTACGGCTCAATCGGTAAGTTACAGCTATAAAGAACACTCTGACTTAATAGGGATTTGTGAAAAATTAGACGACCCCAAAACTATTGGAGATATTATCGAAGACTCTTACAGGTTTAGATTTTTTGACTAAGCTTGAGGATGAGAAAGAAGAGGAAATTGAAGGCCTAATCTCCAGTGAACTGTGGTAATAAATTAATAATGAAAACCATAAAATATTAAATATACTTAATTAAGTAAAGACTAATAGTTCCACAGCCAACTAAGAAAAATAATAACGTTAGATAACCAATTACTAGTTGTATATTTCTTAGAGTCATTTCGATAGTTAATAATTTTTTCTTATCGTCAGCTTTCCTGTTGTTTGAATCTTGATCGCTAAAATTATGACCCTTAGATATTGGGAATAGATCCTCGGTTACTCTATCTTTGTTGTTAGCCCAGTTCTTATCAATAGTATTAATGAGAAAATCATATTTTTCAGAAGCTAAATTATAATTTTGATTACAAGCTGATTTAAAGTAGAGTAAGAACTCATTCTGTAAGCTATTGAAGTCATTTAAAGAATTTATGAATCCTTCATCATCCTTCTTTTGTAACTTGGATAAAACATAATTAGAAAAGGTAAAATCGGCAAGACTAAATACGAGTGTTGCTATTAACATAAATATCCCAAACTGAAAATCGTTTGTTACAACTAAATAAGGGGAGTTATTGACAGTAGTAAACGCAAATAGGATATACCCCACAGAGATCGTTATGATCATTTGATCTTTGGCTTTATTATTATTAGAAAATGCGCTAGCAGTTCTATCGTGATTACTATTATGTTGATTAGTTAAGTTAAGACGCTCATTAGCAAAGGCGTTTCTAATTGCGATATCATTTTGAGCTTTATAGTAAAAATCATCTTTTAGTCGGTTAGTTTTCTCAAGCTCTAACTTTATTAACTCTATTTTTTTCTTAAACTCTTCTTCAGTCATCTTTTCCTCTCCCTATTTCGTTTCACGAATATAACAGGCTTTGGGCAAAAAAAACTCAACTCCTAATTAAAAGAGCTGAGAAATCGCAGAGGATTAATCTTTGTTTTTAGATTGTTATTGTATTGAGAATTGGCGTATTAATATTGACGACCTTACAATCTTTCAAAAACTTATTGCGTGCGATCATATAAGCTTTGTGTCTGTCGCTTTATCTGTGATAACCACAACATGAGAGTACCCATTAAAACTCTCTATTCATCTGTATAAACCTTCTACACAGCTATTTATCTGAAGAATATTAATAGTTACATACCTATATTCTACCCTACCCATAAATGGTTCAAAACTTAGAGGCGAGCTAGTTTTATACAAACACGCTTCAATTCGAGAATATTAAATCTATTCATTCAAATCTTTTAACTACAGGATTTTGAAAAAGGGGCTAAGTTGGGAGTAATCAAAAAAAGGGAAAGGAAATGGATATACTAAATACTTTAGTGACCGTACTGATAGCAGTATCTGGAGCTAGCTACTTCTTAGCTAGACAAAGTGACAAAGTATACACAATGGCAAGAAAAACATTTATGTGGCCAATGATAGTTTTAGCTTTTTTTCTTTGTATAAAATATGCAGAGCGAATAAGTCCATTAAGTAAATGGATAAGTTATGATTATTTCTTTGATACCGACATCAAAAGAGAAGAACTAAAAAGCATTATTGAATTAGAATCAGACAAGGTAGAAATTAAATTAAAAATAATTTCCCTAGAAAGAGAAATCGCAGAATCCAATAGAGATAGAATAAGAATAGGTTTATCTATATTAGGTATTTTATATGCTTTTATTATGTTTGGCATTATAGGGAGTATACATAATTCACAAGATAGAATTGCTAAAGCTAATAAAACATAATAAAAGGAGGGAGATGAACAAAACAATAGCATTCATACTCATGCTTCTTTTTGTCTCATGCAGTGAACCCAAGCTAGATGAACTCACTTTGGACTACTCCAGTGAAGAGGCCATGAATGATAGCTTTAGTGATATTTATGCAACTCTTACTAAGGAGCAATGGCAGAGGTTTATGCAAGTGCTTTCGACCGTCACCCAAAACGAGATAAAGAAGCTCATGCCAATGGAAAAGAAGCTATCTTCAGAAGAATGGAATCAACTAATCTACGATATTAGGCAAAAAGCCTTTGATGGCAAGAGTGTCAAAGAAATACTTGATATGCAAAAGGCCCTTCACGGTAAAAGGGTAATTGACTTGATTGAGCATTGATTGCTAATTAAGTTTGGTGAATAAATAAAAAACAATGGAGTATGATAGATGAGTATTGATACATTATGCACAAGTTGTGGTGATGTTGTAAAGTCGGAGCAATCAATGATCGGCTTAACTATGGACTGCCCTTACTGTGGCAATGCATTTGAAGTTTCACCTCGCAGAGACTCACAAGCAAGCAAAGTCAACAATAAGACTTCTACGCTAATAAACTGTGAATCCTGTAACAAAAGTATCTCACCTGAAGCACACGCTTGTCCATCATGCGGTCATCCTAACAAGAAGATACAGAAGAAAGCAAAAAACAAAGAGTACGACAATAAACAAAGAAGTGGCTGTCTTCTATTGTTACTCGGCTTAGTTGTTGGCGCATTTAACCCCACTATAGGTGGTATCATGGTTGTGATTGGAATTATTATAGCAGTCATAAATACAAGAGTTACATAGTGATTACTATTATTTCAACTAGGATGATGAAGTAGTATTGATTGCTAGGGAAATTTGGTAAGTACTAGAATAGGTTTATTAACATGATTATAATGCGAATAAACTATTTACAGTTTTACCGATCATTAACCTTTTTTGCTATTAAATCTCTAAGTCTTGCTATAAGTAATTCTTGTGCATATTTTTTTTCTATGGATCTTTCTTTAGCAATTACACTAGCTTTTTGTGACCTCTCTTTTTTTTCAAGCTCCTTGGCCTCTCTATGGATACCTTCAATCACTTTCAGACTCTTCTTTTTAACTCGAGTAAAAATAACCTCTGTCATATAAACTAAGTGTTTCCCATCTTTCTTTACTGAATCTTTAAAACTATCCGAGAGTTGAATATCTCTCTTGAGATTAAGGAACCATCTCTGTATATCACGCCGACCTGCTATACAGAATATAATAATAATAGGTAAGGAGAAGCTCAGTATAATTGCTAACGTCTCATTTGCATCCTCTAAGCCAATCGCCCCAAATAACCAGCTAAAACCAAGCATACTCGCCATCATCAAGAGCATTAGTACTCCGCCAAAAAAATCATCCTTACGACTCATTACACTACCATTTTATAATATTAACACCATCAAATACAAATGAAGTTTAAATAATCATATTGATTTAAACCAGTTATTTCCCAATAGCTTTAATGATACGATCTTCTTGAATCAATACATCCCTTAACAATAACTTATAAGGAAAGGTTTTATGCTTTGTAGTAGACTTAAAAGCCTCTAAAATCTTTAGTAAAGATTCGGCTGTAATCAATGATAAATTAAGTTCATATTCTTCAGCCGTCTCTTCTACAAAATCTTCGCTAAAATCAGGAGCTACTAAAAGCGACTTAATAATCTTACAATCCATACCCTCTGCCAATTTAGTATATGACTGCATCTGCCTTGAAACCGCACTGAATTTATTATATCCGCTCTCTTTGATAGTCTTACACTCGACAAGAATAAGTTCATTATTACCCAAGTTCAGCAATATATCAATTTTATCTTTCTTTGTGTTAAGCTCTTTCTTTAAAACCTCATCCACATTGAAACCTAATTGCTCAAAAATTGATTTGGTTAAATCCTCAAATTTAATTCCTAATTCTGCTTCTTTGATTACAATACCATTCTCTTTTAGTTCATTTAGATTTCTAAAACCAATATTTGCATAGTTCTCCAAATAAAGGTTTTCAGAGTCTTTATAACCATCTAATATATTTTGAATATTATCTCCACGCACTTTCAGCTCTCTATCTTTACAGAAAGCTTGTAACTCCACGCCGTTAATTAAATCTAAAATATCTCGAGGTTTAATATTATAATCGAGTAAAAGATCACTTTTCAAAACAACTTCTTCTTGTAACTCAAATTCATTTTTAACGGCTAAATTTAATTTAGGCAAGAAATCTCCCAAATCAGTCAGTAATTGTTCATAACCATCAATCGAAATACCTACTTTATCGTCTCTCTCTACCTGCTCAAAGTGTAAGATTATATTATAGATTTTCTCCTCTAAAGTCACTCCTTTTAAAGGTGTATCATATTTTAAATTCACACTCCACAAGTCATTAATAGTCTTCTTTTTACTCGTTAGATTTGATCCTTCTTTATGAATTTCTTCTGACAGAAAACTAGAAAAAGAGATCCCCTCTTCTATGACACTTCTAATTTTTGCTTCATGATCTAGAGATTTAGTATTTATATTATGCCTTCTGCATACTGCATTTATCTGAGGTTCTTTAATACTCCGTAATACTCTTCTAAAGAATTTATCGGCAATCTCTTTTTCTCTTACACATCTTAAAAGCTTAACCATTTCATCTGCTATATAGATGGTGCTAGTTTTTTTAGATATGAAAATAATACCTAAATTTTTCAGCTCAGCCAACACTTCGTCAATTTCAGCTTTCTGGGGTGGTAGTACGTTATAATTCATCAACCTTACTTCACTCTGTGTGAATTCCATTTCTTTAGCTAAGGTCAATAAAATAGATAATTCATCATCTGTAATTTTTGCTTCTCTATTAGAGGCTAGATCATTATTGAAAGCTGTAAATATACAGGCTTTGTATATACTATAATCTCTCTTTCTAATATCACTTAAATCTGATTTAGGATTCTCGATATCAGCTTCTAATTCTTTGATCTTCAAACTCAAAGTTTTTAATTCCTTTTCGTAGAGTCTCGCAAACCAATCTTGTTTCATAATGCAATTACCATCCCTGATGATGATATCAATCAATATATCTAATTGAGAAGCAATATTTACAAATTCAGAATTTATTTTTTGGAGAAACTCATCTTCCACTAAAGAAAAAATCTTTGATATAACTACATTATCTAATCCTTTTAGACCCGATTTATCTGTATCTGAAATAAGCTTATCTATAGCTTTGATATTTTTAGGTTTTGCTCCAATAATACCGTCTATTACTTTAATAAATGAGTTTTTTTCTAACGAATTTAAGTTATTTAAGATTTTCTCTAGTTTCATCACATCCCCTAAGATTAATTATACTCCACTAGCATTTATTAAGTGGCAATAGCTTTTATGCATAGAACATAAAGGAAAATCTGTAATCACTCAAGTCTTTTTTAATAAAACTAGTCCTGATACATCACTAATTTCTACTATTATTACAGTTATTAACTCCATAATCAGTAGCTAGTTTACTCGTAACTAACTAAGTCTAAATTTAACTTATTTATATCCTTTTGTATTATAATTAAATAGCAAATTACTAACCCTAGTAAAAATAAGCATATAAAGTTGATTTTAGTTAAGTAAGTCATAATGGCATTAAATCCTTTATGAAGTAAAATATGTTTTTAATACATCCTGCTATCATGAAATATTTAATGATATGATTTATATCACCTCTAGACCTCTATGAAATCACTCAAAACTTACGGGCGAGTTAGTTAGGGTTTATTTATTTTAAAATGGGGAATTTTAAATTTATTCATTCCAATCTTTGAACTACAGGATTTTGAAAAATGGGCGAAGGTGGGAATAATTAAAAGAAGGGATGAAACTGAGGGTGAAACCGAGACTAGAACAACCGACAAGAGTAGAGCCAAGACCCATTGGCCCAAGACCATCCTAGCAGGTAACTAAGCCACACACCGTTGAAACATCATCATAGCTAAAAAAAGGACTAAATACTAATGAAAACACTACTGGCTGGCGCTCCTCATTCGAGTGATTACCAATATGATTATACTGGTGAATCTCGATATGAAGGCTATAACGGGAGATTAACGGGGGGCTCAAGTGAGTCTTCAGGAAATAGCGATTTTTGGATGTTTGCTATCATCTTAGTGATTGCTCTATGCCTTAAATCTAAGCCAGTTTGGGCTAAAAAAAAGGACTTGTGAATTCACCAACGACACAACAAAGCTGTTTAAAAGCTTGGGCGAAGGTTTCTACTGGGTGCTAGACCTGCTGAGAATGAATAACCATTCCAAACAAATACCAACCCGATAGTGAGGGGGGGGATGCCCCAGAAGCTCCATCCATATATACTAATCCACCCCATACAAAATTATACGATTTTTCAAAACACGATACAGGCTAGTCCACCCCCAAAAGCAGGAAAGGGAAAGTCCAGGTTATTTGTAAATCATATAACCATTCCCTAGGGTCACGGCATGTTTTTATTTGGGGTGTTTTAGAGCCAAGTCTATAAAAGTTCCGAGATCTCCAGTATAGAAATTAGTGCTAGGGTCTTTCTTTCGGATAGACTTGTCGTCTTTGTATCCATGAGATTGGGCCACTCCATTAATTGCATATATACTTACATGCACACGCTAGGGATAAAAGACATAGAGCGCAGAGGCTAGACAGGCTAACTTAGTGGAGATTAAA from Lentisphaera profundi harbors:
- a CDS encoding nucleotidyltransferase family protein; protein product: MTTLSESKEEQTLLNCLRDPQNYDFSTTYDFDKLQELCSYHRIRPQLYEMLKNNPSLPSEFRSYLKSHREQWAFRNLAFLAAAQQINTAFKDSHIDLLFYKGGLLSQAIYQDFSLRESSDLDIIVSPENLKEVTLILTELGYSLCRDNNLWNKELFISSDSEIEWFHPDKQITLDLHWRPNHPRTGLNFSFEDCLQHSQKLEIQNYSYPIMTEAFSFLVLSCHRVKSPQRRLCHLLDLIRLSEKDTFNWQELAQLSQHFQLEKVIAKTLISIQSVKPTWQTSTEIIRILPCNWKQLEQKTEDLQPVINIPALSLTRVAQAIRFLLYSTSNHYSIRKKISSSTFVFFHPSVQVMRQVLLPNKLRYLYPLIIPMIYLRMALTKSR
- a CDS encoding DNA/RNA non-specific endonuclease encodes the protein MKSIINKLLVTILIGIIGFVAYSNKDQLPEIAERTKTKAVEVSESVSTAINNNSPKATPNKVVQEESNYETTDKRLKSGYKPIVLTESYEHDKWTTEPQELVREFRAYIVSFDDNSDNILTRNPDWVAYEMRAKPSNMPDGKAPNRPSTWIEDDKYNDEAPHDKSYLHSGFHRGHLCMKHIAWRLGANADWNTHTTINASPQHAKFNTGVWLDMENKTKDWADEYGRIWVICGGAYKDKKPSLWIGDEGEERVAVPEYFWKIVIRLDGEEIKSLAFMYPHKDIKKSLTTKKYFHARYLTSINDIEDSTGLDFLTTIEDEKEEVIEALIATDIWK
- a CDS encoding DUF6694 family lipoprotein; amino-acid sequence: MNKTIAFILMLLFVSCSEPKLDELTLDYSSEEAMNDSFSDIYATLTKEQWQRFMQVLSTVTQNEIKKLMPMEKKLSSEEWNQLIYDIRQKAFDGKSVKEILDMQKALHGKRVIDLIEH
- the smpB gene encoding SsrA-binding protein SmpB, which encodes MELANNKKARFNYEIIEKYEAGIELQGTEVKSCRKKSISIGEAFIAFEGGEAWMRECHISTYEQGNRNNHEPKRKRRLLLHKREIKKLMREVDHKGLSVIPLGVHLKRGKIKVSIALCRGKNTVDKRQTMKNRDNDRTLQRFKNKTL
- a CDS encoding CC0125/CC1285 family lipoprotein, which gives rise to MKYILIILIIAFTTSCSSWSTQLKYRKQSYIPGSNRAVIGYDETKISDLRYEVYAGQAWPKDYHNLHKVALYRAAELTQEHGHNFFYIIDQDMSMQHYGMPIYQNTHTNGYINDNTLYLNSHTTTTGGGTISGGKYYLDFLIVPDYKTEGFDNIISAEKVIKSLKYFIDRRRN